GGACTACAAGGCTCTCATTGAGCAAGCGGGGAGCGAAGAGGATTAGAAAAGGTTGTGTATTTTTTAgatcttggccttcttgcTGGTTTCTTCAGCTATACGTGTACAGTGATGACAGGTTATTTCCTGCTGCGTATCTGTGATTCGTGCTTACCGTACACATATCGTATGGTGCCTAATAATACGTCAGAAATAGAATTTATTAACGCTTATCCATCGATAGAAAAGGAAACGCAGActgcaagaagaaaagctgCCCGTTCTAGCAACATTTTACGCGAGAAATAATATATATGAGGCATCAATAAAGCAAGACTGCCCTCAATTTCTTCCATTCGCCTCTATAGTTTCGTCGGCTGTAGCACCCCATAGTAGCCCTTTAACTGGTTTCAGGAGGCTTGCGTCAGGAGTCTCGTCGTACGTGGCACCTCTCGCTGCTTGATGGGGAGGTCTTTCTGTCGTTCGAATCGGCATGGAGCCATGCTTTTTTTGTAACGTATCTTAATATATAGAGCTCAGCGAAAATAAAGCTGTCATTCCGGGCGCTCGCAAAGTATGGCACTAATTATTATTTTGATCTGCTTCGTTGTCACTGTATTATTTTCCCTGTCGCTGTCCGGTTCTGACAAAAGGAAAGAACTATCCGTTATTAGTCCAGCAATAATTAACTTGGCGTAAGAATGTTCATTCTGAAGGTTTTCCGTAGACAAAAAAATCTGTCGAGCCTCTATAGTTTAGTTGGCTATAACACCCCACTAGTAGAAATGAGCGATCGCTCTCACTAATGGGGAGGTCTGTCGTTCGAATCGGCATGGAGGCATTTTTTTTAGCCagtctttttccttcccgtTCTTCTATCATAAGAGCCAATAAGAAAGCGCGTCTGTCATGTCCTACTTGTACATCGCATCTGTTTTTTCAAAGACTTGTCTAAGCTTCAATAAACCGCTGCTTCTTTATTGCAGTGAGTGTGACGCAAAAAACAATAGAGATTAAGCTGTTTAAACGAAAGATGTCTGATATTATTGCCATTCAACATCCGTCCCTGATCTGTCGATTTTACTAATGGCAAAGACTTGAATTACAAGGGAAGAGCAGCAGGCAATAACTCGCTCTTTTATGTGCTTGGCATCTCTCTTTGACTTTTCTCCGAAGATACCTAAGCCTATACCTATACCTCACATGCTAGGTCTCCCGCTGCCCCGCTTCACGCCCTCACTGGCACTAggactcttcttcaacttcttaCCCCCGTTCCAGGCAGTAACGGCCTTGTGGTCTCGTCCAATGggatcttccttcttgacctTGTAGATCCTGACGATCCAATTTTCGGATGTGAACGCTTCGTCTGCAGGAATGTGACGACATTAGCGTCTTATACACTTATCTTCAAACCCTAAACTTACCAAGGGTATCAAGAGTAACACTGTTAGGAGGGATAATTTGGCCTCGAACCCTGTCTTGAGCCGGGTGTCCACCATAAAGCTCGGGGAAGCTGAGATATGTCAGACGATGTTCATCTATCGACAATGTATTTTGACGTACCGGTAGTAAGACATTTTGTACATGAGAGAGTTCTTCATAGTAGGGGTGCTGCCCAGATTGTCAGCAAATTTCGCCAGGCAATAATACAAAAATAGACGCACGCCCTGTCATCGACAGCATACTCCCCTCTTTGAGTAAAGTAGTTGACTTCCTGCACCTCGTCAGGCCATTCACCTTGTGAGATCCTAACCATCCACAAAAACTTGTTGATATCGTCACCAGAGTAGCCCAATAAGCCCCCAAAGATCACAAGAACGTAATCGACATCATGCTTCCTCAAGATAGGATATGCGACATCTTCGTTGGAAGCCATGGCCTTACCAACTGTGGCAATGTGGGTGTTATTCCAGGTATTGTTATCAACAAGGGTGGGGCGATCAGCCATACCAGCGATCTGGTAGCCGTAATCCCACCAGGACATGATGACGCTGTCTTCGGCGGTGTTTTGGCGAATCCAGTAGTAAGCCTCTCGGAAATCATCAATGATATTTTGGCTACCATCCGGGTTTCGCGATGCAAGTACCActgaaggcgaagaatACGCTGTTGAAGTCACATATGTGCAGTGAAGgacaaagatgaagaggaagacagaGAGAATGGAAACCACAGCAAATCGAGTGTCGAGACCAAAGATGCCGGAGACAGACTTGCCGCTCAAAATACCTGTGAAAGAGAACCCGCTCTTATTGGCGTTGGCAGCggccatcttcttcgccttggACTTGGAGACAACCTGCGTCTGAGACTCGCCAGCTTCCTCGTCGCTTTCGGGGATGACGGGGTCAATATACGCCTCGAGAAGTTTGGAGAACGCAATGGCGGAGGAAACACAGACAACAGGCGTGATGACAAGCATAAGTCGAACCATGACACCGGCAAAATAGGCACTGAGAACGGCataaatgatgatgaagatctGCTCATCGCGAAGCTCCTTGAAACACCAGAAGACACCGGcagggaaaaagaagataagCATTTCGAGGTCAAAGTAGAATGAGGGCCAAGCGGTGGGCTGGTGTTCGGAGACGGAGGCAATAATGGGCACTATGTTGACAATAAATATAGATCCCGGAAGGTATGGCATTTGACTCACTGTGGACCTTCGCATAGCCAGTATCCCAAAGAGAATAAAATCTTCCGGCGAAGGGGGCGATCCATCCAGAGAAAGTCAAAGTGACGAGGGCAGCAAAACTGAGGCAGAATACGGCCACGACAAAAGCTTTGAGAAGGAGCTGGAATTGCTTGCCAGGCACGAGTCGTCGGACGACTTCGACGAATCCGATCAGCTGTACAAGACCGAAAACACCCAAGGCCGCCATGTGCTCAGAGGTTCGGATGGGGAGGAACTCCACAAAGGGGACCTGCATGGAGGCGATAGTTCCAATGACATACCAGGAAGAGTAAGCGGTATAAAGCCGGTTGTTGAACCTGCCCATGACAATGAGAACAAAGGCGTGCAATGGAATCACTGCAAAAGAGTAAATAGACAATTCAATTGAGGGCCGAGCGACATACTGTTGGTGATGAAAACGTAACCACCCCATGCAGCGACCATCCACCCGTAGAACAAGGCAGTGATCATACCCCAAAATGAGCTACCGGTTTTGACGGCCTTAATCCAAGAGTAGAAGGAGCTCatcaagaggaagatggcaATGGCTTCGTTGTCATAAGAACCGGCGACAGATCGAGAGATGTATCCGGGTACAATGCCAATGAAAGCGGCCGCCAATAGACCAGCTGATGGTGTAGACATTTCAGTGGTGAAACTACAACGCTCTCATGTTAGTGTATGCAATGATCAGATAATTTGCTACACTGACAGATAAGTCGCCCAGGCAGTCAATCCAGAAAATCCAGGTGCAAGGAGGACACAGACATTGCGAATGTCCACGGGCATATTGATTGCCCGAAGAGCATGCCAAATCAGTCCAGACGTGACCATCAAGCCAGGATAGAGCGTGGTACCGACAGTTCTGCCGAGAGGGTACCAAGCGGAGGGGTCAAACCAGTTCCAGAACTCGTAGAAACCCTTGTTAACAAGAACTTTCGAGGCTCGGCTAGGAATAAATCAGTAGGGAAGTTTGACCTCGAAGAATGGCCTTACTAGTTGAACCAGGGGTCACTGAAATGAAGACACAGACGTTAGCATTGAGAGAATCCTGCGGATAGATTTGACTCACAATTCGTGGATGACAGATTCGAATCTGATCACCGCAAACAATCGACTTCCAATCGCAGCACCGCATATTAACGCcaggatgatgaagcgCAACAAGCTTTCCGTGTTGTTGATAGTCGACGGAGAGAGGCGTGATGGGATGGGATATGCAAACTTCTTGGGAGGAACTGGAGCGCTGACCTGGGCAGGAGATGCCGGCGTCGGAGGCGTGTCAACCACCGCCGGTTTTGAGAGGGTATCGACCGAAGGTTGACGGGTAGGAGTGGCTGCAGGAGTCGGCAACTTCGCAGTCTTGGAAGATGTCTTGGCTGGCTTGGGTGCCATTGTGCTGTTTTTAAGCTATGGCGTTATGTGACAATGTCAAGCACAGAAGGATATACTGCGGAAATGATTGCAACGCAGCAGGTAGCGCGTCGGGCTTGGAGCCGGCTGGTTGCTTTTGCTACTGGATGAAGACCTACGGAGAGCTGTGGGATAGATAAGCTCCCGCTGCGGTGAAGCCAGGGGATGGAGTAGGAGATATTGATGAAAGGCGAATTTCAAGTTAAAAGAATAAGCATTCTGCGTGTTCAGCCATTTCATCGGTTGCTCATCGCTCGCGAACTGAGCTGCGAGCATCATGACGTGGAACGCGACCTTATCACATCCCCTCACATCGGCGGCCCCCTTCCAATCTTCAAGACATAACACGGATACAGCCCTGACAGGCATAGATTATCGGATGAGGGATGTTATCCATGCAAGACAAGAAGGGATTATAATTCTTTATACATACATAGAAAAGCAGGAGAAACGGGTgatttgatgatgatcaaAAAAATCATCCAAAGTATCAAAAAGAAATTGCCTCCATGCCGATTCGAACGACAGACCTCCCCATTAATGAAAGCGATCGCTAATTTCTACTAGTGGGGTGTTATAGCCAACTAAACTATAGAGGCTTCGATGTTTTTTGAAAATGCACTCTAATGAGAAGATATTTTTTCTGCCCACTTTCAATTCTTTCAAAAATAATAACGCCTCTTCCCTCGACGGATGTGTGCTTGATAAATGTGTGCTACGGTTTGACGCCACTGTGTGAATTTTCAACCTCTCTAGATAGCCTTTTGACTCCTTTGCTTGTCGTTCTTTACTGTTTTTTCGCGAATGTCATGCGGCAGATTTGTCCTTTGAACAACAACACAATAAAAAACAGCACGCAGTCTGATACCGTACGGGCATTGTGGTTGAATGCTGTTAACTGTTACATAATAATACAAAAACCAATAGATAGATAAGAGCGCTCCACCATGTATGTGCTGGTTATAGATATGTAAATCATGCAGTTCGAGAATACGAATTTTTGGTTAATTAAATTGACAAACCCCGCAtgtcccttcttctgtaCTCGCCCTAGCTGACACTCCTATCATTGTGCTGCTCGTCACGTTTGTATCTCTGGCAGCTGAGTTGCtaccgctgctgctgctagCGCTTGACATGGAACTGCCGCTGACTTTAACacttgagcttgaagtTGAGGCTATACTTGTGATGGTACTGCTGGCAGCTACAAAACTCAGGGAGGTGCTCGAGCTCGAACGACTGCTTGACGATGTCGTGCCCGCAGTCAGATTCGTGCTTCGAAGATCACATGATGTGAGCACGGTGCTCGAACACACTGAAGATGGCATGGTGCCGGATAGCCGGTAATTCGACGTGAAAGACATGGTAGTCAGGGACGATGGAATGGAATCGGGGGCAGAAGTGAAATCGTTGTTTTGAAGATACAAAGTTTTGAGGGACGCAAGTTGGCTGAACGAAGGTACCTGACCGCTGAGCGAGTTGTAAGACAAATCGCTGTGATGACCTGTTAGAATTTCGCCTTTTCGAGATATAAAGTTTACTCACAGGTAGGTCAATGAAGAGGGCAATTTGTCCGCTTCGGCGTCGGTCAACCCTTGTCCTGTGACAGCGGCAGTGACGAGTTTGGTGTTGGATGACAGGTCAGGCATAGATGTGCCAAGCTGGGAATTGCTGACCAGCATCAAAGTGACCAACCCTGTTGCAGAGTTGAAGGGTGCCGTATCGATCCTGCCGGTGATCGCAGTGTACTCAAGGTCCAATGTCTGAAAATAGGGAAGAGATAGTAAAGAGCTTGGAAAATCACCAGCTAAAAAGTGATAAAACTGTTTAGAAAGTTCTTGAGATTGACAGATGAACACAACTCACTAGGTACAGATGAATTACCAAGAAGATGTAGTGCTTTCAAAGCATAAACATTTCCGAGAGTATCTGGAAGCGCTGTGGGTACGTTGGGATATTGCAGAGACAAACTTGTTATCCTTCCCCTGGAGTCACACCCaatcccatcccatccacAAGGACTCGCATCTTCACCCCACTTACTTAGCTGGCTAGTATTTTCAATCTGACTGTAGATGTCCATCATGGCACAGAACTGAAGTGCGGACCCCACACCAGTGGAATTGCCGTTAACCATCGGTTCAGAAAAATCATTAGTAGTAGACTGAAGGACCTGCACACAGTCGGAACAAGGGTAAGAAGCTGGAGATGTGGGAGCGGACGAAGTGAAGAGGTTAAGGCAGGTACTGAGTGTTTGAGATGACGTtgaagaggcagaagctgctgaagaagtgACTGTTGCGGATCCAGAACTGTTATCCGCACTGGCGGCGTCGCTAGATGATGAAGTGtccaaagatgaagatgaggactTGCGAAGGAGTGAAGTGCAAAGGCCAATCGTCAAAGCAGTAAGGAACAAGATCGCAACAATAATTGTAATCTAGGATATTCATGAATCAGCTTTAAGAACCTCATCATGCTGGAAGAAACATTATACACACCTTCCATATTCTCTTATTCCTCTTTGCgtgctcttcatcccttttCCCCGCTCTCCATCCGTTGTTACTGGAACCAACCACTACAGGAtactttccatctccatcgtAGCCTATTATTCTTTCTCTTGAACCAAGCCAGCCAGGACTTTTTCTTGAATAGATGTTGctcatctctctcgccGGGCTTGAACCACTCGAATATGCCGCCTCGCCAGGTACGGCTAACCGCACACCTGGCCTAGCGTTCTGACGAAAGCGAGCCATCTCCTGAagttctctctctttcaatgcCCTCAGTGACTTGTTTGTAGCTCCATCGTCACCGCTGGAACCATTACGAAGGATACTCTTGCCAGGCATCCATTTTGAAGTTCGTTTAGCAGCGTTTGAGATAGTGTCTGTTGCTCTGTCCAGCAGAGTGCGTGGGCGGTCGTACTTTTCGATGAACTCGGAAGGATCGTAAGGAGAAGGCGTCGGTGTGGAATTGACTTGTGGCGAAGGAACGATGTATGTGGGGGTGAGAAGCACATTGTGAAGAACCGATTCATAATTGTCAGGCGTGTCAACCGCCGTGCCACGACGGTTGGGCTTGGGCTTGACGTCCAAGTCAACCAGAGAAGGCATAAGCCCAGGGGGAATGACCTGTCCTGGACGAATGTCGGCCTTGCCATCTTTCCACGATGGGTACCGATGCCCTATCTCGACCTCTGCTACTTCGAAAGGGTCTTCGACCAACTGCCGCTTCTTTCTCggcttgatcttcttgggTAATGAAGGCACTTGCTTCTGAGGCGGAGGAGAGTCAAGGTTAAACGGCGTACCAGGGTCGATGACGACGTCCACGGATGAAGGTGGATACATCATATGCGTTCTCTCCAGGTTGAGCGGGGGTGGTCTCTTtgctctcctcttcttttcctccactGGCTCCCCCTCTTCACCGTGTCCCCACCCCAATGGACTCCTGTCATAGCTCTTTTTTCGGCAGGGCGGGAAGGGTGTTCCCAGATCGGGATACTCGCTGTGGACGGGCGAAACCGTATCTGAAATGATTGTCTCGTGCCGTGGACCCGGATGAGTAGGTGGCATTCGAGGGGGATCGACAAAAAGAGGTGGATGCCGGGCAGGGAGAAGGGATAAAAGGGAAAAGCGAGACTTGAAAGAGAATCGCGAACTGTCTCTGGGCGCCATCTCGttatctcttcctcctgtgGTTGGCCGTAGGCAGGTAAATAATTGTTGTGATTGACTTGAATGGCCGGATGATGGTCGGTGGCGCAGTTAGTATGCTACTCACGACACGTTTGTACGGGTAAAACGAtagagaggagaggaagatgttgCTCTCATGTGCACTTCTTAAAGAAGGGATGGTTCTGCGGATGGCTGATGGGATCTGCATGGCGAGCTGTGGGCTCCTTGTTTGGTGCGAGCTGTGTCAGCAACAATAGGAGACAGTGGACGTGTCGTAAGAGCAAGTCTGGGCCCTGCATCGCTGCAGAACATTGGGGCCGCAGGGATTCTCGCGTCGTTTGAGAGACAATAGAATACgagaacaaaaagaaactGGGATCCATCGTTTCGCATGATGAAACATTTTTCCATCAAGGCACCACTCACTTATGTTCCTGTTTATTTCATTTACCAGTGCAGAGTCCGAGCACGCGTCGCGTCGTTTGGTAACTCGCACAGAGGAACGTGAGACCTGCTATCTGTTGGACAGATGGATGCAGCTAGGAGCCGAATAATACAGTCAAACATAGAGCGACACAGAAAGCACATGATGCCATAACCATACCTCAGGTTTATTTTACGAAACTCTAATATAATTACGCCGGTCCCTTCATAGCCAACTTCAAagccttctccaactgCTCGATATCTGTCGTACTCCTGGcatcaatcttcttcatagGCTTTCCGAGAGTGTTCATGATCCGCTCAACGTCGGACTTGGATCGGTAGTCGTgggtgaagatgacagAACAACCCTTTCGGCCGAATCGACCAGTTCGACCTATGTATTCTATCAGTATACACGTCCTAGAATGCAGCAACCCGGATCACTCACCGATACGGTGGATGTAGGTCTCGATGTCCGGACCATTACCGCCAGGTCCCAGGTCGGGCACGTCATAGTTAACGACCATGTTCACAGCAGGGATATCGATACCTCGAGCAATAACGTTGGTAGTGATGAGAACCTTGGTCTCACCATTCCTGAAGCCGTCGAGGATAGCATCACGTTCTTGGGAGAGCTTGTCACCGTGGAGAGAGGCAACGGCATGACCTTCGGAAATAAGACGTTCAGCAATGTGGTCGGCGGTGACTTTTCGCTACAAGGATGTCAGCTACGTCAAACAAGGTAAAGACATGGACTAACCTTGCAGAAGACGATACTTTGTCCGATGACCAAGCAGTCGTATAGGGCAGACAAGGCTTCATACTTCTGATCCTCGCTGTCACATTCAAGGTAAAGCTGCCTGATCGCATCAACAGTAatatcttccttcctcaagaAAATCTTGTTGGCTTCGGGAGCGAATCGGTCGGCGAACTCTTGAACGTCATCGTTGAAAGTAGCAGAGAAAAGGACATTTTGGACgttgggaggaaggagtcTAGTTCGAGCATCAGCATATGGCATTGAGCAATATATCAACAAGACGTACTGCTTGATCCTGAAAGTCTGTTCACCCAAACCTTGCTGGGCGATCAACTCGTCAGCCTCGTCAAGAACCAACACCCTAATCATCCTAGGATCCAAAATTCTTGAGCCCCTCATCAACATATCCACAAGGGTACCAGGGGTACCGATGAGGATCTGCTTGTCGATTCGGGAATTACGAGACCAAGAGCcagggatggcaaggaaagtGCCGACTTGAGTGAATTGACCGATTTGGTCGATAACTTCTTGAATCTGACGGGCAAGTTCTCGGGAAGGAGCGATACAGATGGCCTAAAGATCAATGTCAGCTGCCGATAATAAGGCCAAGGAACTAGAAAAAAGAACCCACTTGAGGGGTGGGGATGGTAGGATCGACTCGGCTCAACATGTTGAGGGTGAAGGCAGCAGTCTTACCAGTACCAGACTGACTTTGCCCGATGAGGTTTCGAGGGCTAAAACCAATGGTTAGTAATGTTTCGTACGCAAAACCGATATACTTACGGATTGGAGAGGAGCAAAGGAAGAGCCTTCTCTTGAATCTTGGAAGGTTTTTGGAAACCAGCGGCAATGATACCCTTCATGAGATCTTCGTGACTACCAAAATAATTAGCTTGGACGCCggataaaaaaaatcaTTGGTCAATTCACAGATTAAGCTCCTTGAAAGACTGGACAGAGTAAAGAGGAGAGTTGGGGTCGCCTTGGAGATCGGCAAGTTTGACCTGGTGTATCGAATCAGCCATACAATGGTTGCAGGAATTAGGTTACTCACCTCGACCTGGAAGGTGTTAGTAATCAAACCTTCAGTGTCGTCTTGCAGTTGGATGTCGGaagcctccttctttggaggttgagaagacgGAGGTACAGGAGCATCGAACCATCCGTCGTTGTTGTTCGCACCGCTACCGCCGTTGGAAGCTCCAGCGTCGGCCCACCCGTTGTCTGCGGGAGCACTAGGCGCCGGTTCACCCCAGCCGTCGTTGTTACTGCTGCTGACGGGTGCggaagcaggaggaggagcaggggCACTGGTCTCTGTCGCAGTCTCTCCCCATCCTGTTATAACGTTAGCTCAGTTGCAAAAACTATGCTACAGGCAAAGCTTACCGTCGTTCTGGTTGCTCATGTTTTGTTCCTCTGTTTTTGTACGGAGATTGTAAATAAAGATGACAGGGGTAGGGTGAAGAGGCAAGatcggaggaagagcgacCACAGGGCAACCAATGAATGAAATGTCAGTTAAAAAGGAACAAATTTTGACAAGATCTAATAGGTTTGGGATACGGAcgtttttgtttttcatcctcgtcaacCATATCGGCCCACGAGGTCGAGGCAGGAGGGGCCTGTGCGTCGCTCATTTTGTTGTGATCGTCGGTGTGGAATCAAGTAATGATGGCAATATTAGGTAATAAAGCAGGCAAGAATCGGCAAGTTACTGTGCTGTACTGCAGTCGCAATATGGTGCCAGTGGAGAGATAACGAGAAATACAGCAGATGCTCGAATATATATTTACAAGGGTGCATATACACCTCTACATCCGCCTGTAGCgcctctgctgctgctctctCGCCCGTCTGCTttgcggcggcggcggaaACAGCGGCAacacgacgacgacgacgacgagcgCGCACAAAAGTGATGATGTGGACTTACACGTGTGTTATtggaaagaaaggagataGAATTGGTTCCGTGGATAATAGCTGTTGCCCGAATTGGGCTATGACGTCGCTCTCGTAATTTGTGTGATGTCGATCCTCCCCGCATGCCTCGCCGATGGGACTAATACTCTCTCCGTTTCCAGTCCTcgctctccatccatccatccacccaTCCCCGCTCCAGAATCCCTGCATCTACACCCGTCCTTTGCAAAAGCCGTTACTTCGAAGGCGACACGTGTAGCCAGCCTGCAACAGCCAGCACCCGTCTTGACCCTAATCCGCCAGCCAGGGTCCCGTTATGGACGTCCTAAGACCGGGCCATGCCCATCGAAGCAGTAGCGACAGACTGCTCAACAACTATCTGTACGTCTCGcgcttccttttcctccgcACTGGCTTCCACGACTGACGTTCATCGTTTAGCGACTCTCAAAAATCTTTATCAACTTCTCTTTTCAccctcctttcccattcacactcgtccacctcctccctcctcgcctATGTGACGTCTTCCCCTGGTGTTCTACTTTCAGTCCGTCGAGCCGTTCGTCATGCAGCGTTTGAGGgtcctctctcctcttcaatgaCCGAGCGCGGGGATCATTTTCCTGAGCACGACTCCGAAGGCGGATGGGCCGCGTACATCTCCAGTTTGGAACAGTTCCGAAAGGACTTGAAGCAgatccatcttcttgaagaagagttgagcCGAGTCAAgagagatagagagatCCTTGTTGGGAGACTTATCAAGGCCACAAAGGGACGACCCACCAAGTCTGATCTTTCAGCACTCGCGTCTACCTACAGTTCCCATGCGCTTCACGATGCTCCCCAATCTTCGCGAGCCTCTGTCCTGTCTGATAACTCCTCAGTCACTAGCAAAGAAGGTAAGAGGGCTGGAAAGCTTGCAGATGCTCAAGCCGAGCTTCTTGGCTGTGAAGAACACCTTCGAGGATTGGAAGTTAGGATTGAAAATGAAAGGAACAGGGTGATGAGCAGGGGCCTCGAAGAAAGATTCAGGTCCATGGAAGTCGTCGGAAGGATGTGGGTTCAACAAGCGAAGAGGGGCTTGGAAGATTTGGACAAGATGCACGGTAGGTTGTGTGCTGTATCACGATGGGGCGGACACTGACGGACGTAGACCTCCCTCCCGATGCCTTTGAGCTTGACTCCAATGGTTCTTTGGCCCCTTCTCAGTCAGCCTCTCAAATCATACCCTACGACGAccgccctccttctcgcaGCGACGTACCTTATCCTCGTCACATGCAGCACGAAGTAGCGGGTAGTATTACCGGGAGTATCGccgaggaggacgaagacGGTTCTTCGTCTGAAGAGGATCCCAACCAGTTTGTCGTCCATGAAAACCGACCTGGCTCACAACTGAGTCCCCGCCTGCCTCCCAAAGGCCGTGCCACCCCGGGGCCCAAGTCACCTTCCCTCGGTGTACCTTCGGTCAACTCGCGAGCCCGTCCTCTCTCTAACGTCGAGTCTCCTGGTCGTGGCGGTCGAAGAGCTGCAAGCGATATCGGTACTGGTGCTTATCgtccaccttcttctcgtgcACTGAGGCGTACCATCTCTCATGACGAACCCAGCCCCAGAAGGGCAGGATCTGATACCAGTAGTATCAGGGAACATaggccgaagaagaagggattcTTTGCTTCTATTGGAAGGCTGttcaagagcaagaagcatGGTTCTGACAGGTCTTCATCACCCCCTTATGGCTCCAGCCGTGGTGGATGGCAGACTAGGACAGACTCCAATGTCAAGCGTGCGAATGCCTTTGGAGGTGCACGAGGCGGAGACGAATCCTCTAGCGACGAGGACAACGGCAACCTTGTCAGTGTATCCAACAACCGCAACTCGACTTGGACTGTGGATCCCACAAGGTCTTCTGGATCTCATATCAAGCGCAGCTCTACCATGCCTGTTGCCAACGGACTGATCCCTCCTAAGCCTACCCGATCAACCAGCCAGAGCACTATCACCGCGAAAAGCAAGCCCAAGACTACTGGAGCAAGCAATGTGTCCAGATCGAACACCGTCAAATCTAGTGTCTCTGAGGCCACGACCGTGAAATCTGGTGGGACGGTAAAAAAGAAGACTCGCCCCAACGGTTCTATCGCCCGTGCCAAGAGCCCAACTTCTGTTAACGGTCATGGTCAGGGCGCCGGGGTGGCTGGTCGAAACATCATGACGTTAGTCGACACTTCTAACCCTCCCGTCATGCCCGAAGTACCCAAGGCGCCCAAGAGCCAAGTTAACCCCGAGATGGAAGGCATCAAAGCCCCCGGGAGCAGCATTGTGACTGCGGATACTCCACTCCCTCCCATCAAGCACACTCCGTCTGCTGCCACTTCGGTGGGAGCACCTGCGTTGGGTAGATCGGTATCCTCCAAGTcggccaagaagaaggagcaggtTAAGCCAAAGAGTTCTCCTCCTTACAGGCCCACTACTCCCCTACCCCCTAGCAGGACGCTCTCGCCTCCCGTCAAGTCTGCTATGCGACCCACTTCCCCTCagccctcctcccctctcGCACCCAAGTTGGATCTTCCCACCACTCCCATGTACACTATTTCTGCCCCTGCTCCAATTTCActggaagaggtgaagaaggaacaggaaagggaaaaggaggaacaggAACGGGAACGGGAACGGAAAAGGGAacaggaaaaggaggaacagAAGAGCCGAGACGCTAAGCGAA
This Cryptococcus neoformans var. neoformans JEC21 chromosome 9 sequence DNA region includes the following protein-coding sequences:
- a CDS encoding ATP-dependent RNA helicase, putative gives rise to the protein MKNKNVRIPNLLDLVKICSFLTDISFIGCPVVALPPILPLHPTPVIFIYNLRTKTEEQNMSNQNDGWGETATETSAPAPPPASAPVSSSNNDGWGEPAPSAPADNGWADAGASNGGSGANNNDGWFDAPVPPSSQPPKKEASDIQLQDDTEGLITNTFQVEVKLADLQGDPNSPLYSVQSFKELNLHEDLMKGIIAAGFQKPSKIQEKALPLLLSNPPRNLIGQSQSGTGKTAAFTLNMLSRVDPTIPTPQAICIAPSRELARQIQEVIDQIGQFTQVGTFLAIPGSWSRNSRIDKQILIGTPGTLVDMLMRGSRILDPRMIRVLVLDEADELIAQQGLGEQTFRIKQLLPPNVQNVLFSATFNDDVQEFADRFAPEANKIFLRKEDITVDAIRQLYLECDSEDQKYEALSALYDCLVIGQSIVFCKRKVTADHIAERLISEGHAVASLHGDKLSQERDAILDGFRNGETKVLITTNVIARGIDIPAVNMVVNYDVPDLGPGGNGPDIETYIHRIGRTGRFGRKGCSVIFTHDYRSKSDVERIMNTLGKPMKKIDARSTTDIEQLEKALKLAMKGPA
- a CDS encoding ATP-dependent RNA helicase, putative, with product MSNQNDGWGETATETSAPAPPPASAPVSSSNNDGWGEPAPSAPADNGWADAGASNGGSGANNNDGWFDAPVPPSSQPPKKEASDIQLQDDTEGLITNTFQVEVKLADLQGDPNSPLYSVQSFKELNLHEDLMKGIIAAGFQKPSKIQEKALPLLLSNPPRNLIGQSQSGTGKTAAFTLNMLSRVDPTIPTPQAICIAPSRELARQIQEVIDQIGQFTQVGTFLAIPGSWSRNSRIDKQILIGTPGTLVDMLMRGSRILDPRMIRVLVLDEADELIAQQGLGEQTFRIKQLLPPNVQNVLFSATFNDDVQEFADRFAPEANKIFLRKEDITVDAIRQLYLECDSEDQKYEALSALYDCLVIGQSIVFCKRKVTADHIAERLISEGHAVASLHGDKLSQERDAILDGFRNGETKVLITTNVIARGIDIPAVNMVVNYDVPDLGPGGNGPDIETYIHRIGRTGRFGRKGCSVIFTHDYRSKSDVERIMNTLGKPMKKIDARSTTDIEQLEKALKLAMKGPA